The genomic segment CCGGCGGCGCGCCGTACGCTGGGGCCGTGACCGGATTCCGACTCCTCGTCGTCGAGGACGACGCCTCCCTCCGCGGGCTCGTCGTGCGCGGCCTGGAGGAGGAGGGCTTCGAGGTGACGGCCGTCGGCGACGGCGCCGGCGCGCTGCAGGCCGCGCGCGAGCCCGTCGACGCGCTGGTCATCGACGTCGGCCTGCCCGACGCCGACGGGCGCGACGTCTGCCAGGCTCTGCGCGCGCAGGGCTGCACGGCGCCCGTCCTCTTCCTCACCGCGCGCGACGCGGTGACCGACCGGCTGGCGGGCTTCAGCGCCGGCGGCGACGACTACGTCACCAAGCCGTTCCACTTCGACGAGCTCGTCGCGCGGCTGCGGGCGCTGCTGCGCCGCACGGGCGCCGACCCGGGGACGACGGTCGGCGGCCTGCGCCTGGACCCGCTCGCCCACGCCGTGGCCGCCAACGGCCGCGAGGCGTCGCTCACGCCGACCGAGTTCCGGCTCCTGGCCGCGCTGGCGGCCCAGCCCGGCGTCGTGCTGCGCCGGCGCGAGCTCGTGCGCGCCGCGTGGCCCGAGGGAGCGATCGTCCACGACAACACGCTGGACCAGTACGTCGCTCGGCTGCGCCGCAAGCTGCGCGAGCTCGGCCCCGGCAGCGAGATCGCCACCGCGCACGGCGTGGGCTACAAGCTGGGATGAGGCGGGTGCGCCTCCACACCCTCCGGGACCGCCTGACGGTCCTCGCCGTGTTGGTCGCGGCGATCGCCATCGGCGTCCTGACGGTCACCTTCAACCTCCTGCTCGCCGGCAGCCTGGACCACGACGCGCGCAGCCGCCTGCGCACCGCCGCCGCCGCCGCCTCCACGACCGTCTCGGTGCGCGACGGGCGCGTCGGGGTCGCCGACGCCCCGAACGACAGCGTGCTGGACGGCAAGGTGTGGGTCTTCCAGGGCGCGCGCCTCGTCGAGCGCGCCTCGGGCGACCCCGAGCTGCAGCGCTCGGCCGCGGCACTGGCCGGGCAGGCCGGCGTCTTCGACGACCTGCCCAACGACCGCCAGATCCGGCTCTACGCGGCGCCGGTGCGGGCGGGCGGCCGCCAGGTCGGCACGATCGTCGTCGCGCTGTCGCTGGCGGCCTACGACCGCACGACCGACCTGGCCGGCGTCGCCTCGGTCGCGCTGGCCGCCATCCTCATCCTCGCGGTGCTCCTGCTCACGCGCGTGACGATCGGGCGGGCCTTCGCGCCCGTGCTGGAGATGACGCGCGCCGCCGCCGAGTGGAGCGAGAACGAGCCCGAGCGGCGCTTCGGCTCCGAGCTGCGTCCCGACGAGCTCGGCGACCTCGCGCGGACGTTCGACGCCCTGCTGGACCGGGTCGCGGCCGGGCTGCGCCACGAGCAGCGGCTCTCGGCCGAGCTGTCGCACGAGCTGCGCACGCCGCTGTCGCGGATCGTGGCCGAGGTCGAGCTGCTGCAGCGCCGCGACCGCCCGCTGGACGAGCGCCAGCAGGCCTACACGTCGATCGCGCGCTCGGCCGAGCAGATGAGCGCGATCCTCGAGACGCTCATGGCCGCCGCGCGCGCGGAGGCCGGCCTGGACCGCGGCCGCTGCTCGCTGCCGGCCGCGCTGGCCGAGCTGCGTGCGACGTGGGCGCCGGTCCTGCTCGAGCGCGGCGTGCGCCTGCAGGTCGCGCCGCCGCGCACGGCACAGGCCCACGTCGGCGTCGACGCGGAGGTCGTCGCGCGGATCGTCGCCCCCGTGCTCGACAACGCCGGCCGGTTCGCCCGCACGCGCGTGACGATCACGACCGTCGACCGCGACGGCGGCGTCGCGATCGTGGTCGACGACGACGGCCCCGGCGTCGGCGGCGACGACCCCGAGCGCGCGTTCGAGCCCGGCGTCCAGCTCGCCGACGACAACGGCCATCGCGGCTCCGGGCTCGGGCTTCCCCTCGCGCGGCGCCTGGCCCGCGCCGCCCACGGCGACGTGCGCGTGGAGGACGGGCCGGGCGACGGCGCGCGCTTCGTCATCGAGCTGCCGCGCTGAGCGCGGGGCCGTGCGCGCTCGGCGGCCCGGCCGTGCGCGGCGCGGCCGCCGGGCGGGTACAGCCGGGCCATGACGACGCGCGCGCAGACCGAGGCCCCGACGTTGCACGAGGCCGTGCGGCGGTTCGTCGGCGACGTCGTCGCGCCGTCGGTGCAGGCCTGGGACGCCGAGGACGAGCTGCCCGACGGCGTGCTCGCCGCGCTGGTCGACCTCGGGCTGACCGGGGCGCTCGTCCCGCCCCGCTACGGCGGGCCGGGCCTGGGCGTCGCGGACCTCGTCGGCGCCTGGCGCACGCTGTCGCAGGGGTGGATCTCGCTGACCGGCGCGGTCAACCCGACGGGCCTGGCCACCGCGCTGCTCGTCCGCCACGGCACGGAGGACCAGCGCGAGCGCTGGCTGCCCCGGATCGCGGCCGGCGAGGTGCTCGCGTCGTTCTCCATCACCGAGCCGCAGGCCGGCAGCGACCTCGGGCGCATCGAGACGACGGCGGCGCCGCGCGCCGGCGGCGGGCTCGTGCTCGACGGCCGCAAGCGCTGGGTCGCCGGCGGGCGCTCGAGCGACGTGGTGTTCCTGCTCGCCGAGGTGCAGGGAGCCGACAAGCCGTCGTGCGTCGTGCTGCCCGCCGAGGGGCGCGGCGGCGCCGGCTGGTCGATGGAGGACATCGACAAGCTCGGCTACCGCGGGGTCGAGTCGGCCGCCTACCGCTTCACGGCGCACGAGGCGCCGGGCGCCGAGGTGCTCGGTGGCGAGGAGGGGCTCGGCGCGGGCGCGCGCCAGATGCTCGACGCGCTCGACGTGGGCCGCGTCAACGTGGCGTGCCGGGCGCTGGGGATCGTCGACCGCGCGCTGGCCTGCGCGGTGCACGAGTGCACCGACCGCGAGATCGGCGACGGCGTGCTGGGCGACCACACCCACGCCCAGCTGCGGGTGGGCGAGATCGTGGCCCGCCGCGCGGCGGCCGAGGCGCTCGTGCTGCGCGCCGCGGCGGCCTCCGACGCCCGCGACGAGACGGCGCGGGAGCTCAGCACCGCGGCGAAGATCGTGGCCTCCGACCTGGCGGTGTGGGCCGTGGACCGGGCGGCCCGCCTGGCGGCCAGCCGGTCGTTCGCGGCCTCCGACGAGCTCGCGCGGCTGCGCCGCGACGCGCCGCAGACCCAGATCGGCGAGGGCGCCAACGACGCGCTGCTGCTCGCGCTGGCCGCCGGCGCGCTCAGCGCGCCGCGGACCTGATCAGCTCGTCGACGACGCCGAGCTTGCGCGCCACGGCGGGGCTGAGCACGAAGGGGTACAGGTCGTCCTGGCCCATGCTGCGGTTCAGGGCGTTCAAGGCGTAGGACAACGCGAGC from the Baekduia soli genome contains:
- a CDS encoding response regulator transcription factor, which codes for MTGFRLLVVEDDASLRGLVVRGLEEEGFEVTAVGDGAGALQAAREPVDALVIDVGLPDADGRDVCQALRAQGCTAPVLFLTARDAVTDRLAGFSAGGDDYVTKPFHFDELVARLRALLRRTGADPGTTVGGLRLDPLAHAVAANGREASLTPTEFRLLAALAAQPGVVLRRRELVRAAWPEGAIVHDNTLDQYVARLRRKLRELGPGSEIATAHGVGYKLG
- a CDS encoding sensor histidine kinase; translated protein: MRLHTLRDRLTVLAVLVAAIAIGVLTVTFNLLLAGSLDHDARSRLRTAAAAASTTVSVRDGRVGVADAPNDSVLDGKVWVFQGARLVERASGDPELQRSAAALAGQAGVFDDLPNDRQIRLYAAPVRAGGRQVGTIVVALSLAAYDRTTDLAGVASVALAAILILAVLLLTRVTIGRAFAPVLEMTRAAAEWSENEPERRFGSELRPDELGDLARTFDALLDRVAAGLRHEQRLSAELSHELRTPLSRIVAEVELLQRRDRPLDERQQAYTSIARSAEQMSAILETLMAAARAEAGLDRGRCSLPAALAELRATWAPVLLERGVRLQVAPPRTAQAHVGVDAEVVARIVAPVLDNAGRFARTRVTITTVDRDGGVAIVVDDDGPGVGGDDPERAFEPGVQLADDNGHRGSGLGLPLARRLARAAHGDVRVEDGPGDGARFVIELPR
- a CDS encoding acyl-CoA dehydrogenase family protein, with product MTTRAQTEAPTLHEAVRRFVGDVVAPSVQAWDAEDELPDGVLAALVDLGLTGALVPPRYGGPGLGVADLVGAWRTLSQGWISLTGAVNPTGLATALLVRHGTEDQRERWLPRIAAGEVLASFSITEPQAGSDLGRIETTAAPRAGGGLVLDGRKRWVAGGRSSDVVFLLAEVQGADKPSCVVLPAEGRGGAGWSMEDIDKLGYRGVESAAYRFTAHEAPGAEVLGGEEGLGAGARQMLDALDVGRVNVACRALGIVDRALACAVHECTDREIGDGVLGDHTHAQLRVGEIVARRAAAEALVLRAAAASDARDETARELSTAAKIVASDLAVWAVDRAARLAASRSFAASDELARLRRDAPQTQIGEGANDALLLALAAGALSAPRT